The genomic segment tgaatctgcagattttgcatgtgattttggatgaattatgttgtataattagcgagttattaattaattagtgatgggacacaaagtgtcactatggagtaagagcgctgttttggggatcccctaactttcgatctataagtcttcggtctctgaccgatattctcgtttataatTTAGACAATTCAGGAGTTTGTTTGCACTTTCGCCGAATTGTTTAGAGCTAGTATATCATGGTATCGTATTTTTTGATTAGATTTAACGTCTTGATAATATTTCtcattatatatgtatatataaatatacgcTAGTGTCTTTACCATATCATATCCCGGTGAAGTTTTTGCATAAAAATTCGAAAgccggcaaattacatcgtttcgCTAACATCGGTTGTTCTTTATTTATTCTCACCAGCCACTTATTTATCAACTAAGAAGCTAATCATGAGCGAAAGTGGAGTAACTAGACAATCATTCGCGAATGAAATAGTGAAAATAACGAATCtctgaaaaataaatgttttttttgagGGTATTCCGAGCAACATCCTAAGTTATCAAAGCTTAAATTTTTTAGGTATATAATGACAGTCCAGTACATATTGCAGTAAAGATAAACTAACAAACAATAATCATAAAATGTGATCGGAAGGGGCGGGCAAGACATCAAGGTCAACCCCCTTCTTGTCAACTGAATCTTCGCGGTCTCTCCTTACTATACTGTAACTCGCTTATATATACGAGAGCGCAGCGGATGTGCGTTTTTGTATACCCACACAGTTCTTAGCTTTTATAAACCATGTCATATACGAGTCCTTTTTGCTATTTGTGTATTATATCTTATTTACAGATTGTTATGATAAAATGAACATAAACAGCAATTAGATGAGGTAATCTGATAATATGTCAATTAAACACGGATATAATAAGGGAAGTGAGATGGCGATGCACGGCCACTGCCATGGGGTCAAAGTTGAAACAGAAAGCGACGATTCCGTCGTGTCGCCTTCACTTCCCAGCCATAAAAGGGTCAAGGTTGAAAAAGTAAGCGACGATTCTGATGTGACGACCTCGCTTCCCAGTTATTCTACAGTTAGAGTCGAAAGCGGCAGTTTAATTGCGGCGAATTCACTTTACAGTCAGACAGGGGTCAAAGTTGAAACAGAAAGCGACGATTCCGATATGTCGACTTTACTTCCCAGTCATAAAAGAGTCAAAGTTGAAAGGGTAAGCGACGATTCTGATGTGACGACTTCATTTCCCAGTTATTCTACAGTCAGCGTCCAAAGCGTTTATTCAATTGCAACGAACTCATTTAACATTCAATCAAGGGACGGAGTCGAAAGGGAAAGCAACGATTCCGAGTTGTCGACTTCACTTCCCAATCATAAAAGGGTCAGAGTTGAAAGTGTAAGCGACGATTCTGATGTGACGAATTCCATTCCCAGGTATTCTACAGTCAGAGTACAAAGCGTTTATTCAATTGCGGCGAATACACCTTACAGTCAATCAGGAGTCAAAGTCGAAACAGAAAACGACGATTCCGGTTTGTCGACTTCACTTTACAGCCATTCTAGGGTCAAAGTGGAAAGGGAAAGCGACGATTCACTTGGGATGACTACCCTTGCCAACCATACAAGTGTTGAAAGCAACAATTCCAACGGGACGACTACACCTTACAGTCCTTCTAGGGTCAAAGTTGAACGGGAAAGCGACGATTCCGATGGGATGACTTCCTTTCCCAGCCATGAAAGAGTCGAAAGTAACGATTCCAATGAGATAACTTCGCTTTACGGCCATGAAAGAGAGAGTGACGAATCAGATGTGATGACTTCAATTCGCAATCGTAAAAGAGTCAGAATTGAAAGCGATGATTCCGACTCGACGACTTCCCTTCCTAGTCGTTCTAGggtcaaagttgaaagagaaaGCGACGAATCAAATACGACAAATCATGTATTGTACAAATGCGAAACTTGCGGAATTGAATTTACGACCAATACTTTGTTGGCTGATCACGAGCTGACTCATTCCCAAAAGCCAACCGAGTTCAGTGTAAAAAATGCTAAGACTAAGACGTCACAAAAACAAGACAATAAAGGCGGGGGCGTGTGCAAAATATGTGGAAAGCAGCTTAAGAGTGCATGTTCACTAAAAAAACATATAATGTCACACACGGGGGAAAAACCGTATTCTTGCTCTACGTGTGGAAAACGATTTCTTACAAAAGATTATGTGAATATACACCAAGTTATACACACCGGAAAACGACCACATTCATGTGATGTTTGCAACAAAACCTTTACCCAAAAAAGTTCTTTAAAAACACATATGAAGATCCACATTCCACATTCAGAATCAAATTACGAATGTGGAATTTGTGGAAAGAAGTTTCGACACAAAACTAGTTTGAAAACCCATTACCTGTCTCACACAGAGGAAAGGCCGTATCCATGTACATTTTGTGAAAAACGTTTCAAGTCAAGTCAAAAACTGAACCAGCACAAGCTTGTCCACACCCCATACTTCGGGACCTGATTCTTCTGATACGCAGATAAACTGGGAAATCCTATCGAAACTAGAActattgtatgaaaaaaataaggCGGTACTCCcatgattttccttattttagttctattacgagttcgggcactgtatgtgttagccaagtgaatataccccctgcccatagattttaGTCCCGTGGTGTAAAATattcgaacaaaattagttttctccatattggtgcacacactgCTGGAGCGCTGATACTTCTACTTGATGCGatcattattatttgtctccatcatttttaaaaaattcgcttttctcttcgaatacagggccaattgctttgaaattttcagtggttgaagataaaatttttccccaggaggctattacttttattcattttaaatattcctgTTAGTTCTGTGaggtttgtttttgtttgctatgacgtcattaaacgttctgcggatatcggacgccattttgtgtcctactgtactgcttcgcttggtgtgaatagatttgtagactgtgatctgacggtacggtaaaccgtactgtactgcgaacagacgtgtccatatatttgggcgtagctctcttgtcttaTATTGTGTGAGCTCGATTTTTTGAATACTCGGGATTCCAATTCATGTAaatcaaatgttatttgacataGAGTAGACCTATGAATCAATTGACCTAACTGTTGTTCTTGTTGGGGTATTACTGTTGCTGCCAAAGAAATACGTTTCTTactaataatattcaaatttcgaGGTAGAGAAGgctttttcttttattttgaaactccCTCTGATTCACccaaaatttcatgtttttatttttttttgaaatatgggAATAATTTATgcttttgattttcaaatttatttcggAAAAAAAGTCGACGAGACCGTTTAATATTGAGGAGAATTACGGCTTTTTGTCCGATTACAAGTCAATGTCGTGTATAGGATTagttcaggggtgtgcaacctttaataaaGGAGTACCAGATAAAAATAACTGGGTGGAACCGAGGGCTTTCTAGTGGTtacagaaacaaaatttttgggCATTAATCTTATGACACGCGTTGCTCGCTTCGCACAAgatagctgttagggcattgtaacatcATAGGCATAGATGATAAATTGGACTCCGGTATAGGTTTTGCAACGCAAGTTGTCGCAAAGGGGTCGTACACTCGCACATAACAGATTGAACTCAAATAAAAATTCGTTTTGCGTGCCGTACATCATTCAAGATTGGCACTTCTACACAGgacgcacaattttttcttgcgGGAAGGTTGCACGCCCCTGGATTAGTCAATCATTTGATTCAAGTGCATGGATTTGCCGGTGGGATGAGCCGTAAAAGCTTTGATAGTCCAATTCGTGGACAAATTGTAGGTTCGCCTGTAAAATTTGTTCGGGAAGGAGTCTCAATAGTCTCGAGATACATAAACTAAGAATCTCGGaacaaaaaaatcatattaGGATCAAAGTCTCTCCCTCTGACACAAAACCCCATGGTTGCTGGGCGAACGTTGGTAGTTGTACATTCCTTGGTTGTCAGACGATGCTTTTTTGACGCCGATCGCCATTCCTGTGAAAGAAGCCgtagaccagtgtttcccaaccttttttggtcgcggactattttcccaacggcgaaaacctttgcggactcaatgtccgtttattgcaaccgtactctgtgtgaaaaaGCAATAAATCCAAATACAACAGAagtttaacgaatttcaaaatcggaaatttgccgcaattacgcgttcgttaatTAAGAGAGCCTTTTCTGTAGCACAagattcaatccatgacaacaatgagaatttaaaatgttattCTATCTtaacttaattgtgttcatagtaactcgcggttgcgtcgacttacgacaagatgaacgCAGTACTTCtttaaaataccacggcaatctgcgaacatacaAATGTAGGAATTAATTGCCTGATtacatttagttttgatacatattttttgcaatcttgcgaatttgttatggccgttagaaaaatcctactatctgctataactttccaagtacaacttgatttagtataTATTAAgattatatttaataatactGAAGCAAGCCGATGGacatgtatttttgatttgctCCTATACTACAGTAAGTCCCccgacttacgacgttgtttCGTTCTTGAGacgcggtgtaacccgaatttcagtgtaagtagGAACATTATACATAAATTACTTTATACATATTGTgctgtattgtaaagtatggtactgtaataaaatgctcaaataatgcaaaaaagtacTTTGTTagagaaacagaaaacaattccaTATCGATAATCGTAATAGTTCGCAATTGTCCACGATGTATTTACGATGTAAATGacgaaaaccaatgagcccaaagCACTGCTTGATCACACTGAGCCAGTTTAAGGGCTTcgatattacagtacagtattatcttttatattttcatgaagtgcgttcgtaacctcggaACAGCGTAAGTCGGGGtcgtcgtaacccgaggacttactttatttaattgagatcattttaatctgcggttgggTTGACataataaaagcaatactacttggaaaatatcatgacaatccgtggacacaaaaatgcgtggtaaagtgtcTGATTACATTtcgttttgattcgtatttttgtgaattcgacaaatctgatccggtcgtacaacacttacggcgctccagtccCGTACgcaccaatgtggaggcagtaaagcataGAATCCTAAGTGGAAAATCCCTGGTACGTATAccacggtagcacccgaaattatgcaatttgcaatgtctaaaaaagcgtttttaatcggtcgcaaCACTTACCATAAAAAAAATGTCACCATTGACACttaccataaaaaaaaaatattccccGTTGGTCGTACTCGCAAGAAACACCCCTTAGGTATGTATTGACGCGTgtgccgactcgtgttttcgtcggaaatccgcaagtgagttgttaAATCCAATTGTTTGATGAAGCGCCGCTAAGGTGAAccgtcgcgtcacctgttaccaaattttcgaatagtaaatttctattctaatagttgaatatatgcccagtcctactcagtaaccagtaattattgactggATTAGTGTTATGAGAATgcacttgctttttatgttttatgtgaattctaacgtaaatcgtaacttgtcTGATAGTTAAGTATCGCAAAAACGATTGCGGAACggagtgaatttctggctcgttgcggactcgtTTAAACGCTCCGCAGACTCAtgtgagaccgcggactcgggttagGAAACACTGCCGTAGAGTACAGGGCTGCCGTAGACGAAGGATATGCCGGGTATATTTAGGGTATGGCGCAGTAGTTCCATTTGACAGTATGGTTTGCTGCGTCTGGTGGAAACAAAAAGGCTTGATTAGAACATTGATGAGCATAGGGTCGAGTGCAGGATCAATATGGACGTATATTTATTCGCGTTTATTTATATGATAGATAGATGAACAGTTAGGGCGAGCTGTTGGTGTATCAGTCGGCAACTTAATTAGAGTGATTGGGCAAAAGTTATCAATGGTTTACAAAAAGAAAACTTCGAATACCGATGGaacgaaaacaaacaataattaatatatttaagtTAAGAATAGATTTATAATAGATATTGACTAACTTTTGTCTCAAGTCAGATATAAAACTTGAGGATAGATTAATTGACTCGCCTCACttctgattactctgtgtggtttcgcaggtttaaattccatgcggggatgattatgtgcgagaagaatgctggactcctcgtcgctgtagagtggttcacgtaactgttggtcggttatggcttctcCCACCCTCAAGTCCatacttccgaaaacaaataactggctaactgatcccactcccgacatggaatggtaagaAAGACCGtgatttgccatatgattaagccgtcttatcggttccCTCAAccgggataattatgtaaattctatcctaatcGTGAAATAggattcattatattttttagaTCAGGATACATGTAAAACTTTATGCAAATGGTTGGAGTAAGCATATAAAATAAGATTTATAGTATGTTTTGGGTTAGATTGAATATTCCAGACATATGAAATAATGAAATGGGGAATTTACAAATATTCTGGGTTGGGATCATAGACGTAACCAACATTTTTTTGAAGAGCAATTTTGCGGTATTTGCAGCGAGACAGAAATTCTCGCGCACTTTCCAACACCATTTTATTCTTGAACGATTCACTGGTGACTGACTTTTCCTGGCCTcctatcaataatcctttcaccaaatgaaccaacTGAGATAGATAAAATGGCGATTGTATCACTTGGATAATTCGACAGCAAAGTAAGTCTATGGAGATATTCTTCAAGATATTGTTAGATACCAGTTGCTGCTTTCATTTGGCCAtgttcggagcaaaaggcaCCAGTAAACGTTGTATTAGGTTATTATAGAAAAGAAAATGTAGCATAATATCTTACGCCTTTTCCCGAATATGGCGAACTATGGCCTCTCGTCTGATTACCAATCCATGTCCGGTATGAAATTAGTCAGTTGGTCATGCAAAGTGAGGAAATAACAATATCTACTAAGTAAATAGCGACAAGATATGCTGAAATACAAaagaattattcaaaattaggaCAGAGATTGAACAATACACGTTGATAATAGGGGCAATGGCGTCGATTGTTACTAATGTCCGAAGCGTAAGGTTAAGATAATCTTTTAATAATTACTAGCGAAAGAAACTGTAAGAATGCCTGCGGGGCTAATTGAGATAGTATATCCCGGCTAATTATCGTTTCTTATCGGATTTCGACTGAAGTTACTATAAATGTATGTCAGTTGTAGATAGCTGTACGGCCATTCAGTGTATTTCTACctagattattttattttcaggctACGCTTATGAATATAGCACAATCTGAATTAGCAAAATAGTATAATTTGTCGATTATCAAATTTGTATGCAGACAAAGTTTATTAGAGCATGATATGAATCGTTGTTTACATTATAGATAATTCACGAGTTTGTATGCATCTTCGCAAAAATTGTTTAGAGCTTTAATATAAGGCTATCGTCTTTTTAGATTAGATATAACACCTTGATAATTAttcttactatatatatatatatatatacataagttTCAGGTTCAGATATGTATTTCAGATATGTAGGGTTAGGGTTCGCGtgagatgcacgcgatatctcacgaaccgagattgaatctgcagattttgcatgtgcaatcATCAAATggaaccagaagcctattgattttggatgaattatgttgtataattagcgagttattaattaattagtgatggaacacaaggtgtcactatggagtaagagcgctgttttgggatcccctaactttcaatcgataagtcttcggtctctcaccgatattctcgtttataatTAAGATAATTCAGAAGTTTGTTTGCACTTTCGCCGAATTGTTTAGAGCTAGTATATCATGGTATCGTATTTTCTGATCAGATTTAACATCTTGATAATATTTCtcattatatatgtatatataaatatacgcTAGTGTCTTTACCATATCATATCCCGGTGAAGTTTTTGCGTTTTGCATAAAAATTCGAAAaccggcaaattacatcgtttcgCTAACATCGGTTGTTCTTTATTTATTCCCACCAGCCACCTATTTATCAACTAAGAAGCTAATCATGAGCGAAAGTGGAGTAACTAGACAATCAGTCGCGAATGAAATAGTGTAAATAACGAATCtctgaaaaataaatgtttttttttgagggTATTCCGAGCAACATCCTGAGTTATCAAGGCTTAAATTTTTTAGGTATATAATGACAGTCCAGTACATATTGCAGTAaagataaacaaacaaacaataatcATAAAATGTGATCGGAAGGGGCGGGCAAGACATCAAGGTCAACCCCCTTCTTGTCAACTGACTCTTCGCGGTCTCTCCTTACTATACTGTAACTCGCTTATATATACGAGAGCGCAGTGGATGTGTGTTTTTGTATACCCACACAGTTCTTAGCTTTCATAAACCATGTCATATACGAGTCCTTTTTGCTATTTGTGTATTATATCTTATTTGCAGATTGTTATGATAAAATGAACATAAACAGCAATTAGATGAGGTAATCTGATAATATGTCAATTGAACACGGATATAATTAGGGAAGTGAGATGGCGATGCACGGCCACTGCCATGGGGTCAAAGTTGAAACAGAAAGCGACGATTCCGTCGTGTCGCCTTCACTTCCCAGCCATAAAAGGGTCAAAGTTGAAAAAGTAAGCGACGATTCTGATGTGACGACCTCGCTTCCCAGTTATTCTACAGTTAGAGTCGAAAGCGGCAGTTTAATTGCGGCGAATTCACTTTACAGTCAGACGGGGGTCAAAGTTGAAACAGAAAGCGACGATTCCGATATGTCGACTTTACTTCCCAGTCATAAAAGAGTCAAAGTTGAAAGGGTAAGCGACGATTCTGATGTGACGACTTCATTTCCCAGTTATTCTACAGTCAGCGTCCAAAACGTTTATTCAATTGCAACGAACTCATTTAACATTCAATCAAGGGACGGAGTCGAAAGGGAAAGCAACGATTCCGAGTTGTCGACTTCACTTCCCAATCATAAAAGGGTCAGAGTTGAAAGGGTAAGCGACGATTCTGATGTGACGACTTCATTTCCCAGTTATTCTACAGTCAGCGTCCAAAACGTTTATTCAATTGCAACGAACTCATTTAACATTCAATCAAGGGACGGAGTCGAAAGGGAAAGCAACGATTCCGAGTTGTCGACTTCACTTCCCAATCATAAAAGGGTCAGAGTTGAAAGGGTAAGCGACGATTCTGATGTGACGAATTCATTTCCCAGGTATTCTACAGTCAGAATACAAAGCGTTTATTCAATTGCGGCGAATACACCTTACAGTCAATCGGGGGTCAAAGTCGAAAGGGAAAGCGACGATTCCGATTTGTCGACTTCACTTTACAGCCATTCTAGggtcaaagttgaaagagaaaGCGACGATTCACATGTGATGACTGCCCTTGCCAACCATACAAGTGTTGAAAGCAACAATTCCAATAGGACGACTACACCTTACAGTCCTTCTAGGGTCAAAGTTGAACGGGAAAGCGACGATTCCAATGGGACGACTTCCTTACCCAGCCATGAAAGAGTCGAAAGTAACGATTCCAATGAGATGACCTCGCTTTACGGCCATGAAAGAGAGAGTGACGAATCAGATGTGATGACTTCAATTCGCAATCGTAAAAGAGTCAGAATTGAAAGCGATGATTCCGACTCGACGACTTCCCTTCCTAGTCGTTCTAGggtcaaagttgaaagagaaaGCGACGAATCAAATACGACGAATCATGTATTGTACAAATGCGAAACTTGCGGAATTGAATTTACGACCAATACTTTGTTGGCTGATCACAAGCTGACTCATTCCCAAAAGCCAACCGAGTTCAGTGTAAAAAATGCGAAGACTAAGACGTCACAAAAACAAGACAATAAAGGCGGGGGCGTGTGCAAAATATGTGGAAAGCAGCTTAAGAGTGCATGTTCACTAAAAAAACATATAATGTCACACACGGGGGAAAAACCGTATTCTTGCTCTACGTGTGAAAAACGATTTCTTACAAAAGATTACGTGAATATACACCAAGTTATACACACCGGAAAACGACCACATTCATGTGATGTTTGCAACAAAACCTTTACCCAAAAAAGTTCTTTAAAAACACATATGAAGATCCACATTCCACATTCAGAATCAAATTACGAATGTGGAATTTGTGGAAGGAAGTTCCGACACAAAACTAGTTTGAAAACCCATTACCTGTCTCACACAGAGGAAAGGCCGTATCCATGTACATATTGTGAAAAACGTTTCAAGTCAAGTCATAAACTGAACCAGCACAAGCTTGTCCACACCCCATACTTCGGGACCTGATTCTTTTGATATGCAGATAAACTGGGAAATCTTATCGAAACTAGAActattgtatgaaaaaaataaggCGGTACTCCcat from the Styela clava chromosome 5, kaStyClav1.hap1.2, whole genome shotgun sequence genome contains:
- the LOC120344072 gene encoding uncharacterized protein LOC120344072, which translates into the protein MSIKHGYNKGSEMAMHGHCHGVKVETESDDSVVSPSLPSHKRVKVEKVSDDSDVTTSLPSYSTVRVESGSLIAANSLYSQTGVKVETESDDSDMSTLLPSHKRVKVERVSDDSDVTTSFPSYSTVSVQSVYSIATNSFNIQSRDGVERESNDSELSTSLPNHKRVRVESVSDDSDVTNSIPRYSTVRVQSVYSIAANTPYSQSGVKVETENDDSGLSTSLYSHSRVKVERESDDSLGMTTLANHTSVESNNSNGTTTPYSPSRVKVERESDDSDGMTSFPSHERVESNDSNEITSLYGHERESDESDVMTSIRNRKRVRIESDDSDSTTSLPSRSRVKVERESDESNTTNHVLYKCETCGIEFTTNTLLADHELTHSQKPTEFSVKNAKTKTSQKQDNKGGGVCKICGKQLKSACSLKKHIMSHTGEKPYSCSTCGKRFLTKDYVNIHQVIHTGKRPHSCDVCNKTFTQKSSLKTHMKIHIPHSESNYECGICGKKFRHKTSLKTHYLSHTEERPYPCTFCEKRFKSSQKLNQHKLVHTPYFGTGSEMAMHGHCHGVKVETESDDSVVSPSLPSHKRVKVEKVSDDSDVTTSLPSYSTVRVESGSLIAANSLYSQTGVKVETESDDSDMSTLLPSHKRVKVERVSDDSDVTTSFPSYSTVSVQNVYSIATNSFNIQSRDGVERESNDSELSTSLPNHKRVRVERVSDDSDVTTSFPSYSTVSVQNVYSIATNSFNIQSRDGVERESNDSELSTSLPNHKRVRVERVSDDSDVTNSFPRYSTVRIQSVYSIAANTPYSQSGVKVERESDDSDLSTSLYSHSRVKVERESDDSHVMTALANHTSVESNNSNRTTTPYSPSRVKVERESDDSNGTTSLPSHERVESNDSNEMTSLYGHERESDESDVMTSIRNRKRVRIESDDSDSTTSLPSRSRVKVERESDESNTTNHVLYKCETCGIEFTTNTLLADHKLTHSQKPTEFSVKNAKTKTSQKQDNKGGGVCKICGKQLKSACSLKKHIMSHTGEKPYSCSTCEKRFLTKDYVNIHQVIHTGKRPHSCDVCNKTFTQKSSLKTHMKIHIPHSESNYECGICGRKFRHKTSLKTHYLSHTEERPYPCTYCEKRFKSSHKLNQHKLVHTPYFGT